Part of the Flavobacterium alkalisoli genome is shown below.
ACTCGTCAAGGTCTTCAATAAAAAGGATCTTGTCTTTATAATCCACTTCCGATTCCGATCCGACAATACTGTACAATACCGAAAGGTTACCCCCTACCAATTCTCCTGTAGCTTTACCCTGTTTATTATAAGAGTGCGCCGGGATGCTGTATTGCAGTTTCTCTCCAAAAAGTGCTTTTCTTAAAGTCTCCTTAGCGGCATCGGTAGCATGAAGCACACTTACACACATAATACCGTGCAGGGTTGCAATATCCATATTATTGATATGGCTGTGCAGTACGGTAGCATCACTAAAGCCAATAATCCATTTGGGGTGCTTTTTAAAGTTGTCAAACTTTATACGGTCTACCATCCTCACAGTACCGTAACCACCCTTAGCACACCATACTGCCTTTATGGAAGGATTGTCTATCATTTCCTGAAAATCGGTTGCGCGCTGCCAGTCGGCCCCGGCAAGCTGATTGTTTTCCTTACCTATGCTTTTACCTATTACCACATTAAGCCCCCAGCTTTTAAGCAAATCTATAGCAGGCTGCAGGTGTACGGCTTCAACTTTGCGGGCGGTGGCTACTATGCCCACAGTATCTCCTTTAGTAAGGTACGGCGGAATTTTCATAAGGTCTTGTGCTTGTATTAGAGATGTAAAATGTATTAAGGTTAAAACTAAAACGGCTTTTATAAATCGTGATATCCTTTGCATTCGCTTATTTTTTCAGTTAAACAAACTTAACGAAAAATACCGACTATGTCTTCGTTCAAATTCTTAACAATTATACAAAATCAGTATCGCTCTTATTACAATAAGGGTACAAAAAATAACGCTAATTATTCGTACTTTTGCGATTCAATTTAAATTTTCGAGATGTTACAAGATCCAAAAAGATATACTGTTACGGCAGCATTGCCTTATACTAACGGGCCTATACATATAGGTCACCTGGCTGGTGTTTATGTTCCTTCTGATATTTATTCGCGTTACCTTAGGTTACAGGGTAAAGATGTGGCGTTTATTTGCGGAAGCGACGAGCATGGTGTGGCAATATCCATGAAGGCTAAAAAAGAAGGCATTACTCCGCAGCAGGTAATAGATAAGTACCACACTATTATCAAGCAGTCTTTTGAGGATTTTGGTATCTCTTTCGATAACTATTCCCGTACTTCAGCCAAAGTACACCATGAAACGGCAAGTGAGTTTTTCAGGAAACTGTATGATGAAGGGAAATTTATTGAAGAAGTAACCGAACAGCTTTATGATGAGGAAGCACACCAGTTCCTGGCCGACCGTTTTGTAACAGGTACCTGCCCTAAATGTGGTAATGAGGAGGCTTATGGCGACCAGTGTGAAAGATGTGGTTCATCGCTTAACGCTACCGATCTTATCAATCCGAAATCGACAATAACCGGATCTAAACCGGTATTAAAGGAAACCAAGCACTGGTTCCTTCCGCTGGATCAATATGATACCTTTTTAAGGGAATGGGTACTGGAAGGCCATAAAAACGACTGGAAACCTAATGTATTCGGTCAGGTAAAATCATGGCTGGACGACGGACTTAAGCCTCGTGCGGTTACCCGCGACCTTGACTGGGGTATCCCGGTACCGGTAGATGGTGCCGAAGGTAAAGTACTTTATGTTTGGTTTGACGCTCCTATAGGTTACATATCATCTACAAAAGAGTGGGCGCAACGCGAAGGAAAAGACTGGGAACCTTACTGGAAAAGCAACGATACCAAACTGGTACACTTTATAGGTAAGGATAATATTGTTTTCCACTGTGTGATATTCCCTGCCATGCTTAAAGCAGAAGGTACTTATATATTACCGGACAACGTTCCTGCAAACGAGTTCCTTAACCTTGAAGGCAACAAACTATCTACTTCTAAAAACTGGGCAGTATGGTTGCACGAGTACCTTGAAGATTTTCCGGGCAAACAGGATGTACTGCGCTATGCATTAACTTCTAATGCCCCTGAGACTAAGGACAACGACTTTACCTGGAAAGATTTTCAGGCAAGAAACAATAACGAGCTGGTAGCCATATTTGGTAACTTTATAAACCGTGTGGTAGTACTTAGCAACAAATATTACAACGGTGTTATTCCTGCACCAAATGAGTTTAGTGATGTAGATGAGGCTACGCTTACCGAAATGCGTGCGTATCCTGCTGTTATAGCGAGCTCTGTAGAGCGTTACCGTTTTAGGGAAGCCCTTAGCGAACTGATGAACCTTGCCCGCCTTGGTAACAAATACCTTGCAGATGAGGAGCCTTGGAAAATGGTAAAAGAAAACCCTGCAAGGGTACAGACACAAATGTATGTGGCATTACAGATTGCTGCGGCATTATCGGTACTTTCTGAGCCATTCCTTCCGTTTACGGCAGCTAAACTTAAAAGCATGCTTAACCTTGCTGACGGCGAACTGGCATGGAATGATATTACACTTAAGGAAGATCTTATAAAAGCAGGCCATCAGATAGGGCAGGCAGAACTGCTTTTTGCTAAAATAGAAGACGAAGAAATACAAAAACAAGTGGAGAAACTGGAAGCTACAAAAACAGCTAACAATGCAGCCAATAAGACTGTAGAACCTCAAAAAGAGACTATTACTTTTGAAGATTTTGCCAAGATGGATATCCGTACGGGTACTATTCTTGAAGCAGAAAAAATGCCTAAAGCCAACAAGCTTTTAGTATTAAAAGTAGATACGGGTATTGATGTTCGTACTATTGTTTCGGGTATTGCAGAAAGTTTTAAACCTGAAGATATAATAGGCAAACGTGTTAGCGTTCTTGTTAACCTTGCCCCTCGTGCCCTTAGAGGTGTGGAGAGCCAGGGTATGATTCTTATGACACAAAATGCCGAAGGCAAACTGGTTTTCATTAACCCGGATGCTGATGGTGTTGGTAACGGTGAAATGATTAGTTAATCCGTTCCCTGTTAATATAAAAAAGGCTCCCAATCGGGAGCCTTTTACTTTTATGCTTAGTCTAATTCCTTTATCAGTTCCTCTTTAGTCTTTCTTGCTTTTTTCATTGTTATCAGCCAGTCCTTTTCGGTATCACGATAGCCTAAAGGCAGTAATAATACGCTTTTAAAGCCCTGTTCTTTAAGCCCTAAAAGCTCATCCAAAGCCTCAGGGTTAAAGCCTTCTATCGGGGTTGCGTCTACCTTTTCGGTAGCAGCGGCTGCTATGGCAAAACTAAAAGCAATATAGGCCTGATGTGCCGCATGGTTATAGTTAACTTCAGCCGGTCTGTTTGCATACGACTTAATTAAAAACTGACGGTACTCATCCCATTTTTCACTAAAGCCACGCACCGCATACATACTCTTAAAGGTATCTGTAATACGCTCTTCAGTATAATTATCCCATGCTGCAAATATCAGCAGGTGGGAACAGTCCCTTATTACGGTCTGATTATTGGCAACAGGCATGATCTTATTTTTAAGCTCCTCGCCTTTAACCACAAGTACCTCAAAAGGCTGAAGCCCGCTAGATGTAGGCGCCAGCCGTACCGCTTCTAAAATCCTTTCTATTTTATCGTCTGCTATCTTCTCACCATTCATGGCTTTGGTAGCATATCTCCAGTTTAAATGTTCTAAAAATTCCATATGTAGTATTTTACCGAGTGCAGGGCCCTTTTTTGACTTTCAAAACATAAACCCTGTCTCCTCATTTTGAAATGCAAAAATACGATGATAAATGCAATACGCTTAAAAAGTTTGTTTATTTAACCCTGTAACCTTTAAAAAGAACATAACTAAACCTCTATCAGCAAATTAATCGCTAACTTTATAGTACATACTAACCATTTATACCTAAGAATTATGAACAGGAACACAAAAGGTTTTCTGGTATTTATAGCATTAATGTCATTGCTTTTTGTTTTAGTCGATGTGTTTTTATGGATAAATGTTGCCAATGGCTTTGACGGAAAGGAAGAAATGCGTTCGGCTTATATACAGCATTACCCTAATCCTGTAAGAAACCTGCAGGGGCTTATTATACTGCCGTTGGTATTGCTTACCTTTGCTTCGCTGTTTTTTATACGTTCGGCCAGAACCAATTTCATTAAGATAGCCGGGGCAACACTTGCTGTCCTGCTGGCCATTTTTTTAATCTGGAAAATGTTCTCTATTTATTAATGCTCCCTATAGCTTACCACCCCATTTACAAACATCCGTTACCGGAAGGCCACCGCTTTCCCATGATAAAATATGAACTCCTGCCTCAGCAATTACTTCATGAAGGCACGGCTGTGAAAAGCGATTTCTATTCGCCTTCCCTGCCCGATATGCAGCATATACTTGAGGTACATAAAAAGGAATATGTGGATGAGCTTGTTAATTTGACACTTGACCCAAGGGCGGTTAGAAAAATCGGTTTTCCGCTTTCGGCAGAACTGGTGGAAAGGGAACTGCGCATTGCCGAAGGTACTATTTGGGGATGCCATAAAGCTATGGAACACGGCATTGCCTTTAATATTGCAGGCGGCACACACCATGCCTACAGCAACAGGGGTGAGGCGTTTTGCCTGCTTAACGATCAGGCGATAGGGGCAAAATACCTCATCAATAACAAACTGGCTAAAAAAGTACTGATTGTAGACCTTGACGTACATCAGGGTAACGGTACTGCCGAGATATTTGAAGGTAATAACGATATATTTACCTTTTCCATACATGGTAAAAGCAACTATCCGTTTAAAAAGGAAACGTCTGACCTTGATATTGCCCTACCGGATAATACCGGAGATGCCGAATACCTTTCCATACTGGAAGATACATTACCTAAACTTATTGAGACTGAAAAGCCCGATTTTATTTTTTACCTGAGTGGGGTAGACATACTAGCTTCTGACAAACTGGGTAAATTAGGCTGTACTATTGAAGGGTGCAGGCAACGTGATGAGTATGTACTATCGCTTTGCCATAAATTGGGTATACCGGTGCAATGCAGTATGGGTGGAGGTTACAGCCCCGATATCAAAATTATTATTGAAGCCCACGCCAATACTTACAGAGTGGCAAGGCATATATATGTATAAAAAAAAGCGGGGCAATTGCCCCGCTTCTTCTTTCATAGCTATTTCTCCCTCAACCCCTGACGCAATATTTCTTTTATACCTTCTATATGCTGGGTAAATTCCATTACCTGCGAAAGCATCTGCGCCATTTCATTCTTATCTCCAAAGCCTTTCAGCTTATTGTTTTTCACAAAGGTTTCCTTAATGGAAGCCCAGCGTTCTTTTTCATCATCGCCCAGCATACCTGTCATTTCCTTAAACTTTAACAGGTTGGCTTCGGCAGCACTGGTAAGCGTTTGTGTCTCGTTTTGATAATGCGATAACAATAAGGTTTGTATCTCGGCATCATTCATTACAGGAACAATTTTACCCACCAGCTTGTTCATATCACGGTACGATCCCTGTAGCCTGAAAGGCGGTTCGGTACGGTAGGCATCTTCCATCGCTGCCGATGCTATATAGGCTGCATTAGTCTTAAGCACAACCTTACGCACTTTAACCACTTTATCCAGTAATGAGATGTAAGTCTCAATATCCTGCTTGGTGTGGTTACCCTTAAGCTCCAGTCCGTCACGCTGCCCTGTTTCGGCCATAGTGATGAGCGGATACAGGTCGTCCATACTTTTAGAAGCCAGTTGTGCCAGTACCGGGTTTGAAGTAAGCGCATTTTCAATAAGGCTCAGTTCAAACAACTGTGAGGTGTTGCCAATTACATCTCCCAGATTATAAATATCAGCACGGTTGGCAAGCATGTCCGGTATACGGAATTTCTCTCCTGTTTCGGTATACGGGTTACCCGCCATTACCACACAGAATTTCTTAGCCTTCATGTCATACGTTTTAGGCTGTCCGTTGTATACACCCTCAATCTTACGGGTACCATCGGCAAGCGAAATAAACTTTTGCAGGAACTCAGGACTGCAATGCTGAATATCGTCCAGATACAGCATCACATTATTACCCATTTCCAGTGCAAGGTTCAGTTTCTTAAGCTCTTCCCTTGCTGCGGCATTATTTGCCGAAGACGGGTCTACCGAGGTTACCTCGTGTCCAATGGCCGGTCCGTTTATTTTCATAAACACAAGACCAAGCCTGTTTGCCAGATACTCCATAAGGGTAGTTTTACCATATCCAGGAGGCGAAACTAACAGTAGCATTCCCGAACGATCTGTACGGCGGTTCTCTCCGGCACTACCCAACTGCTTGGCAAGGTTATCACCAAACAACGGCAGGTACACCTGATCTATAAGTTTGTTACGCACAAACGAGGTTAATACCTTTGGCATAAACTCATTAAGCCTCAAATCTGTTTTAAGCTGTTGGGTAAGCTTATGGCGCTCTGCCCTAAAAGCCTCAAATGCCGGAACATCTACCGTAAAATACCTTTCCATTAACTGTACGAAATGGTGGTAATGGAAATGGTAAGTTCCCTCGGCAATCGTATTATGCGAACCTGCAAGACCTGTTATTTCCTCTTCCGGTTCAACATTGACTTTCTTCTCAGCCGACTCATGCCTGTACAACAGCAGGGCTGCAATTTCATACAGGTATTCCATATTGTCCTGCTGCCCTCCCTGATTAAGGTAAGACGACACCCACTGGGTTGCCAGCTGTATAGGGGCTTCTGTATCGTGGGCATTTTCAAGATTATGTCTAAACGCCACAGCGGCACCCTTATTTTCCAAGATTTTTACAAAGCTCTCCGCAAGATGCGAAGCTTTATGGCTTATACTGAAGGTATCATCATTTTTAAGTTCCTCAAACAGGTAACCGGCAATGGTATAAGCATCTGTATTACCGGTTTTGTTTAAGGCTCGCTTTTCAAGGAATTTTTCTATTTCCTGAGTCAGTTCCTCAACTATATAATCAAACTCTGTGCTGTTAGGGAATATGGCCAAAACGCCTCCCGCAGCTTTTATTTTACTGTTCAGTTTAGTGCGCTGCTCTTCCGGCAGGCTATACCAAAAAAACTGTGCACAGGCCCTAACCACAGGACTGTAACGTAACAGCCCCAATGTATGGTGTTTGCTTACCAAAGCCTTTAAAAACTTAAAGGCATCGGCATCATGCACCCCTTTTACATAACCTTCGGTATAGTTTTTAGAGGTCTCTTCACTAACCAGTTTTGCCAATTCCTCATCGGTAAAGTTGTTTAACTCTTCAGGATTATAGTTCCTGAAAATCTTATAAGCAAGGTAAGCACCCCTGTATATCTCATTATTCTCTGACACCAAATCCTGATCCCAGTATTTTTGTGATGACAAAAGGTTCTCACTTTTCAGTTCCTGATAAAAATCGGTACCTGTTAAGTGATAGTTCAGTTTACCGTCCCTGTACACAATGGTAAGGTCTAAAGGCTGCTTGTTTACTGCAAACCTATGGTTACCAAAACGAATTATATTATCGCCATCCTCATACAGTTCCTGCCTGTCCTTAAGCTTACGAAGGGCATCCTCCCGAGCCGATTTCAGCTCGGTTTCAATAGCCTCTGCCTTTCCGGTATCTTCCAATGCTACCAGCTGCTGCACCAAATCACGAAGTTTGGCAATCATAAGGTCAGAAGCAAAATAACCGTTTATATCCTCAACAGAATTGAATGTCAGGGCTTTTGAAGCCACATTTTTAAGTATACGCTGCGAAGCGCTCTCTATGGCAACTGCCTTCTTGTTTCGGGCTTCGGTAAGGCCGTTCTTTTTTGCTTCAAAAGCAGCATAAACCTCTTCCCTTTTTTCTATTATCGATTCGGTAAACTCCTCATAATCGGCAAAACGCGCTTCAAGGTCTTCAAGCTGAACCGATATCTTATTAAGCAGTTCTTCTGTCTTTTCCGGAGTATCTGCCCTGTCCAGTGCATTTACAATACTCTGGTCAATCAATTTGATTTGAGCAGCAAAGTCGGCCTTGGCTTCCTTACCTCCCAATGACGATATTTTGTTCTTAATATCTGCCTTAAGCCTGTTAAGCGTTGCAAATATGAGCGATATGTTATTGATGATCTGCGTAGACTGCGAAGTGTCTTCTATTTTTAGGTTAGACACTATATCAATAAGCATTTCCAAATCGGCTGTAATACCGTTTACCTCATCCTCAAGTTTGCGCGCCTCCATAACAGTGGCAATACCATCTAAATCCTTTTGCTTTTCCTCCACACGGTTATGATAAGGAACCAATGCCTTATCGTCCACAAGGAACTGCACGCAGTTTTGAGAAATCACCTCGGTTTGTTCTACTATTTCCTTTTCAAGATTCGTAATGAAATC
Proteins encoded:
- a CDS encoding DNA repair ATPase, with the protein product MSTLEGGTYEIIRSRLETQKNDLLGRLHKLNEARKEVFGSIETKLIANNRIITDNSCIPSDIVTIGDKCIFGYNVHFGLRTDIKTEDVFSIYSYEDGEFIKQGLELIADETFLTDFYNLYKYYRDTEFRKFFITGNYLHMVFQISDRISDVKTFKWLIKENSLVYQDNRSDHEYRFPRQHDFNWQETTRDMHRYGKHPHVSIMDRVFVETVGGTLTIKIEDNTATGKGIYDEEVIHPDQTLDDGIYKFADLGNLVTLQIKPFQEEARFFVYNHKLQEVRKVDSLSTSAILLPDEHGIIFSNGYYLQTGEYKIFENSLENLLFQERIASPNGEDFLYVFYEEKYGQYVLMSYNLITQQVNTPIICNGFTLLENGELCYFKASEEQTKNHLIQIWQTPFVKGDIMPSQHKDSYIYKIGNKDIVKAMADCQSIIILLNKDDDYDGLYADLTRLSRNILDTYYWITSKETFELHLPLTEIRNTANAAIDEFEKVVQLRQNAQKLTDELRQKAQTLFEKIKSSPLNDIDVFVSDLAGLRGLHGEVISLREVRYTDGDFITNLEKEIVEQTEVISQNCVQFLVDDKALVPYHNRVEEKQKDLDGIATVMEARKLEDEVNGITADLEMLIDIVSNLKIEDTSQSTQIINNISLIFATLNRLKADIKNKISSLGGKEAKADFAAQIKLIDQSIVNALDRADTPEKTEELLNKISVQLEDLEARFADYEEFTESIIEKREEVYAAFEAKKNGLTEARNKKAVAIESASQRILKNVASKALTFNSVEDINGYFASDLMIAKLRDLVQQLVALEDTGKAEAIETELKSAREDALRKLKDRQELYEDGDNIIRFGNHRFAVNKQPLDLTIVYRDGKLNYHLTGTDFYQELKSENLLSSQKYWDQDLVSENNEIYRGAYLAYKIFRNYNPEELNNFTDEELAKLVSEETSKNYTEGYVKGVHDADAFKFLKALVSKHHTLGLLRYSPVVRACAQFFWYSLPEEQRTKLNSKIKAAGGVLAIFPNSTEFDYIVEELTQEIEKFLEKRALNKTGNTDAYTIAGYLFEELKNDDTFSISHKASHLAESFVKILENKGAAVAFRHNLENAHDTEAPIQLATQWVSSYLNQGGQQDNMEYLYEIAALLLYRHESAEKKVNVEPEEEITGLAGSHNTIAEGTYHFHYHHFVQLMERYFTVDVPAFEAFRAERHKLTQQLKTDLRLNEFMPKVLTSFVRNKLIDQVYLPLFGDNLAKQLGSAGENRRTDRSGMLLLVSPPGYGKTTLMEYLANRLGLVFMKINGPAIGHEVTSVDPSSANNAAAREELKKLNLALEMGNNVMLYLDDIQHCSPEFLQKFISLADGTRKIEGVYNGQPKTYDMKAKKFCVVMAGNPYTETGEKFRIPDMLANRADIYNLGDVIGNTSQLFELSLIENALTSNPVLAQLASKSMDDLYPLITMAETGQRDGLELKGNHTKQDIETYISLLDKVVKVRKVVLKTNAAYIASAAMEDAYRTEPPFRLQGSYRDMNKLVGKIVPVMNDAEIQTLLLSHYQNETQTLTSAAEANLLKFKEMTGMLGDDEKERWASIKETFVKNNKLKGFGDKNEMAQMLSQVMEFTQHIEGIKEILRQGLREK
- a CDS encoding histone deacetylase family protein; this translates as MLPIAYHPIYKHPLPEGHRFPMIKYELLPQQLLHEGTAVKSDFYSPSLPDMQHILEVHKKEYVDELVNLTLDPRAVRKIGFPLSAELVERELRIAEGTIWGCHKAMEHGIAFNIAGGTHHAYSNRGEAFCLLNDQAIGAKYLINNKLAKKVLIVDLDVHQGNGTAEIFEGNNDIFTFSIHGKSNYPFKKETSDLDIALPDNTGDAEYLSILEDTLPKLIETEKPDFIFYLSGVDILASDKLGKLGCTIEGCRQRDEYVLSLCHKLGIPVQCSMGGGYSPDIKIIIEAHANTYRVARHIYV
- a CDS encoding S66 peptidase family protein, giving the protein MKIPPYLTKGDTVGIVATARKVEAVHLQPAIDLLKSWGLNVVIGKSIGKENNQLAGADWQRATDFQEMIDNPSIKAVWCAKGGYGTVRMVDRIKFDNFKKHPKWIIGFSDATVLHSHINNMDIATLHGIMCVSVLHATDAAKETLRKALFGEKLQYSIPAHSYNKQGKATGELVGGNLSVLYSIVGSESEVDYKDKILFIEDLDEYLYHIDRMMMNLKRNGYFKNVKGIIIGGMTKMNDNDIPWGHDALEIIKDITKDYDIPICFNFPAGHTTDNRALVFGKKITLEVTAQGTKVTFE
- a CDS encoding nitroreductase family protein, which produces MEFLEHLNWRYATKAMNGEKIADDKIERILEAVRLAPTSSGLQPFEVLVVKGEELKNKIMPVANNQTVIRDCSHLLIFAAWDNYTEERITDTFKSMYAVRGFSEKWDEYRQFLIKSYANRPAEVNYNHAAHQAYIAFSFAIAAAATEKVDATPIEGFNPEALDELLGLKEQGFKSVLLLPLGYRDTEKDWLITMKKARKTKEELIKELD
- the metG gene encoding methionine--tRNA ligase produces the protein MLQDPKRYTVTAALPYTNGPIHIGHLAGVYVPSDIYSRYLRLQGKDVAFICGSDEHGVAISMKAKKEGITPQQVIDKYHTIIKQSFEDFGISFDNYSRTSAKVHHETASEFFRKLYDEGKFIEEVTEQLYDEEAHQFLADRFVTGTCPKCGNEEAYGDQCERCGSSLNATDLINPKSTITGSKPVLKETKHWFLPLDQYDTFLREWVLEGHKNDWKPNVFGQVKSWLDDGLKPRAVTRDLDWGIPVPVDGAEGKVLYVWFDAPIGYISSTKEWAQREGKDWEPYWKSNDTKLVHFIGKDNIVFHCVIFPAMLKAEGTYILPDNVPANEFLNLEGNKLSTSKNWAVWLHEYLEDFPGKQDVLRYALTSNAPETKDNDFTWKDFQARNNNELVAIFGNFINRVVVLSNKYYNGVIPAPNEFSDVDEATLTEMRAYPAVIASSVERYRFREALSELMNLARLGNKYLADEEPWKMVKENPARVQTQMYVALQIAAALSVLSEPFLPFTAAKLKSMLNLADGELAWNDITLKEDLIKAGHQIGQAELLFAKIEDEEIQKQVEKLEATKTANNAANKTVEPQKETITFEDFAKMDIRTGTILEAEKMPKANKLLVLKVDTGIDVRTIVSGIAESFKPEDIIGKRVSVLVNLAPRALRGVESQGMILMTQNAEGKLVFINPDADGVGNGEMIS